The DNA segment ATAACGCTCTCCTTTTTTTAATTTATAGACACCATAATTTCCTTCTTGATCTGTTTTTACCTTAATTGTGTTACCATCAGTATCTGTCATATTGATGACAGCATCAGCAATGGGAGTCCCATTACCTTTTGTATATAATTTTCCTTTTACGAACAATAGCTTTTGTTTGCTTTCCCATTCATAAATGTCATCACTTCCAACCCCACCAGTTCTGTTTGAGGATAAAAAACCTAATTCTTTCCCTGAATCATTAATCATTGATATGATACCAAAATCATCCTGCTCAGAATTTAAAGGCTCTCCCAAATTAACCTCCTTGACAAAAGTTCCATTTTTTTGTTCAGCTTTATAGATATCCAACCCTCCTATACCTCCTTTCTTATTTGAGGAGTAATACAGTTCTCCTCTTACCGATATGTGTGGGAACATTTCAGTTGCCTCTGAGTTAACTACAGCTCCCAAATTTTGGGGATTCCCCCATTTACGCCCTGATAATGAGACTTGATAAATATCTGAGCTTCCCATTGAACCAGGCATATTAGATGAAAAATACATTGTTTTTTCATCAGCAGAAAAACTAGGGTGACCAACACTATAATCAGGACTATTAAAAGGTACTGCTATTGGTTCACTCCAATACCCCTCACTTAACAATATGACATAATATATTTGTAAATTAACTTTCCCTTTACTTCCAACTATAACTTTCTTCTTTTTAGAATTATTACGTGTAAAGAAAACCATTTTACCATCATTGATTACTGCTATTGGTCCTTCATTATATTTTGAATTAATTTTTTCCAATAAAGACAAAATCGTCTTATTCTCTCCATGGTATACAATATCATACATTTTTCCTCCATTTAATTTATCATACCGATTAATAAAAGAATTAACTTTATTATTACTTACGTATAACAACTCCCCCTCATAATAAGTCGGACTATAATCAGAGCCTTTACTATTAAAGCCAGCCAATTTAATTTTATATGGGTCTTCAACACCAGCATTTACTAGTATCAATTTTGTAATTCCTATCCAGAATAAAACAATCATTACAAACCTTTGTCTTTTCATTGTGTTTATTTTTAAAAAGCCAGACTCCTCTTTCCATATAGACTTCCCTTTCTTTTTCAAAAATCAGAGTCTGGCTTAAAGAGTGCTACAAAGTTTAATAAGCTACCAACCTTCTTATAAACTATACATGTCCACTCTATTTTTTTATTTTAAGAACACCCTCCTCAACAGATATGAAAACATCTGCTTTTCTTGGTGTTATGTGTGTGTTATGATTTGATTCAGAGGAGGGTGTTTTCATTAATTCAAAAATAACGGGGTGAAACTAAATCATCTTTAGGAAAGTTAAAGTCATAATTCAATAGCACCTCATGGGTTCCGCCAGCATAAACTCCGAACTCACTTATCGTATAATCATAGGCATACCCCAACCTAAACTGGTTACTCAATTGCAATTGAATTAAACCTCCAATTGCATCATTCAAACGATACATTGTTCCTAACCAAAATTTATCTTTTATAATAAAATTAGCCGAAAAATCCATCGAAACTGGAGCATTAAAGACATACTTAGCTATAAAAGAAGGCTTAAAATCGACATGGTTTGAAAGTCTTGTAACCAAACCTGCTATTAAAAAATAATGCCTATTTAACAATAATGATGTTCCTCCTGATGAGAATTTATTCTCCATCAGCTTGGGGGCACTAACACCTATATAGGACTTAGGAGAACTATAGTATAATCCAAAACCAAAATTTGGCTTTAATTGTGATATATTTTGCTGAAAAACCATATCGTTTTCATCTGTTCCACTTAATTCATCTAAACTTACTTTTAAGTTATTCACTCCTCCTTTCAAGCCTAAGAATAGACTTGACTCCTCAGATAACCTTAAACGATAGGAAAAATCCCCATATAACGACAAATCTCGTGTAGGTCCTACCCTATCATTAACTACACACAATCCTACTCCTATTTTTTGGCTTTTGATGGGACCATGTAATGCAAATGTTTGTGTCTCTGGAGCGCCCTCAATAGCTAACCATTGATGCCTACTGACTAAATTTATTGATAGCATATCTGCACTTCCTGCATAACCAGGGTTGATACTCAATGTATTAAACATATACTGAGTATACATAGCATCCTGTTGCCCAATAAAAGTGCTTTGCACTAACAATAAAAACAATAATATATATATTCTTTTCATACTCATTTTTTTGATTAAAAAAGCACCACTAGACATCTAAACTTGTTATACTTATTCACCCTAATTATTTTGTTTATCAATCTTCGTGGCACTTCTTTTTTCCAAAGTTTCGGGACTGTTGCAATTATAAACTACCTTCTACTATCTTATTAAGAAAACAACAGCCCCTCCACTTTATTTTTTATTTAATTTACCTTTTAATATATACATAACCAGATCTATTTTCTGAATCACTTTCTTGACCTAAATCTATCATATAAAAATAAGCGCCCTCAGGCAATTTTTCTCCTTTATAGCTACCGTCCCAATCATTATTGTACGGTGTTGATTCGTAAACTTTACCGCCCCATCTATTAAATACTATTACCTTGTTGTTAGGGTACTTTTCTACCCCTATGATCTTCCAAAAATCAGCGATTCCATCATCATTAGGCGAAAAACCCTCTGGAATACTTAAAGCTTCTATGCATTGATCAGGATCTAAATAATCTAAGACTCCATCATTATCACAGTCGTCATTAGTTGGATCTCCATCTCCATTTCCGTCTTCTTCTTGTGTTAATACACCATCCCCATCATCATCAGTATCCAAGTAATTCGGAATTCCATCATTGTCTGTGTCGTCATTCGTAGGATCTCCATCTCCATTCAAATCTTCTAGATTATCCGTTACCCCATCTCCATCAGAATCACAATCTATTGTAATTGAGGCTGAATCTAACAATGTCCAAATTGAGTGAAAGTTATCGGGAGATACGACAATTCCATTAACCATATTTTGAAAAGTATCTGCAGTACCAAACATCAACTGAGGAACCTCCCAACTATTGGTTGAAAAATTATAACGTTTTGCTTTTAAGTTGGCCTCATCAATAGTATTTCCATTTCCCATTTCAGCAACACCATCATCATAACTGATGGACAAAGTAACACTGGGATTCACAGAGTAACCCAAAGTTGCTACTCGCCAAAAACGATCAACAATATTGAGAGAATTATCGCTTCCTGAACAACCAGCAAGGTTATCTACGCCTGAAGGATATGGAGTATTTGTGACTGTTGCTGTTCTGTATGTAGAAAACGCTACACCAGCCCCACTAACCCCTCCAACATCTATTGCTAATTCCAAAGGAATTTTCACCGCATTAACTGTTGTAAAAGGGATAACATAGTTCCCTGTATTTGTGCCTAGCTTCCAGTTTAAGATATCATTCTCAGATTCAGACACAATATTTCCCCCTGTCCCTATTATCTCTATAGCGTTAGGAGATGGATTTTCAACCACAACTTGTCCTCCATTATCTATAACAATGAAAGCGTCATTATTTAAGATCAACCTGCCTTGAGTATAGCATACAACTTGA comes from the Flavobacteriales bacterium genome and includes:
- a CDS encoding type IX secretion system membrane protein PorP/SprF, encoding MKRIYILLFLLLVQSTFIGQQDAMYTQYMFNTLSINPGYAGSADMLSINLVSRHQWLAIEGAPETQTFALHGPIKSQKIGVGLCVVNDRVGPTRDLSLYGDFSYRLRLSEESSLFLGLKGGVNNLKVSLDELSGTDENDMVFQQNISQLKPNFGFGLYYSSPKSYIGVSAPKLMENKFSSGGTSLLLNRHYFLIAGLVTRLSNHVDFKPSFIAKYVFNAPVSMDFSANFIIKDKFWLGTMYRLNDAIGGLIQLQLSNQFRLGYAYDYTISEFGVYAGGTHEVLLNYDFNFPKDDLVSPRYF
- a CDS encoding OmpA family protein, which codes for MKRQRFVMIVLFWIGITKLILVNAGVEDPYKIKLAGFNSKGSDYSPTYYEGELLYVSNNKVNSFINRYDKLNGGKMYDIVYHGENKTILSLLEKINSKYNEGPIAVINDGKMVFFTRNNSKKKKVIVGSKGKVNLQIYYVILLSEGYWSEPIAVPFNSPDYSVGHPSFSADEKTMYFSSNMPGSMGSSDIYQVSLSGRKWGNPQNLGAVVNSEATEMFPHISVRGELYYSSNKKGGIGGLDIYKAEQKNGTFVKEVNLGEPLNSEQDDFGIISMINDSGKELGFLSSNRTGGVGSDDIYEWESKQKLLFVKGKLYTKGNGTPIADAVINMTDTDGNTIKVKTDQEGNYGVYKLKKGERYSVEIDSPQVFDKKREFTIDFESTEIEIIEDLEVLEWPYLYGEIVDELERPIAGVSYTVKKDGKEVYSSETNEDGVVKYVLPPNAKKGDLLAYTIEYKKDNYLVSNKTVNQYLRKGGGNIINKGKLMTLIENKVGVDVANALDLKPIIYYDYNKADITSESAIELDKIVKLLKDNPSVFIELAAHTDSRGSSRYNLKLSDKRAKIAARYVKEQIDNPSRIYGKGYGESRLKNNCRNKIDCTEEQHAENRRTEFRIVKNIKK
- a CDS encoding gliding motility-associated C-terminal domain-containing protein; the encoded protein is MKKVVYFILGCILAPQVVCYTQGRLILNNDAFIVIDNGGQVVVENPSPNAIEIIGTGGNIVSESENDILNWKLGTNTGNYVIPFTTVNAVKIPLELAIDVGGVSGAGVAFSTYRTATVTNTPYPSGVDNLAGCSGSDNSLNIVDRFWRVATLGYSVNPSVTLSISYDDGVAEMGNGNTIDEANLKAKRYNFSTNSWEVPQLMFGTADTFQNMVNGIVVSPDNFHSIWTLLDSASITIDCDSDGDGVTDNLEDLNGDGDPTNDDTDNDGIPNYLDTDDDGDGVLTQEEDGNGDGDPTNDDCDNDGVLDYLDPDQCIEALSIPEGFSPNDDGIADFWKIIGVEKYPNNKVIVFNRWGGKVYESTPYNNDWDGSYKGEKLPEGAYFYMIDLGQESDSENRSGYVYIKR